A single region of the Vicia villosa cultivar HV-30 ecotype Madison, WI unplaced genomic scaffold, Vvil1.0 ctg.001603F_1_1, whole genome shotgun sequence genome encodes:
- the LOC131635973 gene encoding uncharacterized protein LOC131635973: protein MSDSFSVTPPASPLDPSKVGDGGTSGNVGLGTHNQQKTTNISYRNIVTGGDAASLVDMNEDEEEIHADGEWDADIEDMLNGIKVKEVKVGGYDCPQITLSKFEENRIQRPWRRGVIVKLLGRRIGYKALENRLKQMWVKKGIINIIDLGHEYYLVTFTHEDDKNEALLDGPWFIYDHYLTVKEWTPNFHLESEAIVNVAVWIRIANLPIEYYDLKLLHVIGNLAGQTVKVDKNTHQRERGKYARICVEVNISKPLLAIFSIRNRNYKIEYEGLHMLCLRCGKFGHYKEGCSIRDNNGGSMARGDKEKGPTIHMRKENGLVVQKKKLGRKPPELKKKQTPVNNWSGKTGSRFVSLLGDVAKSSGPKKVSADSQAVHLETNDEALIGCNLIGDKKNDMPLLGIAGVGDKGNDEELILSLNRMEVNDDVINVFIENNSATMQREFLTQNYVKDGITEDKREKGPVDKTQNLQGGGQKDEVNNTNIVHLVRPPGKKFVYGECTLEDIQDPEMSAGMDTSMHTMEVLEKKQNSQGIEEEMVDETPEGGAADKDFFRFCKYYTDIYKPEVIVLMETRSEPIKLQTPLKKLGFQQFISVNNNGYEGGILVASKDDNMQLVLINKSDKFIHMQGTDKHGNDWRFTVIYVRPNPSIRKDLWENMRSIAIDMDRPWLVAGGFNDIASANEKKGGGQVSAQKCQIFRDNMEACKLVDLGAHGPKFTWRGPIYHGGQRVYERLDRAICNEEWRLLFEEAQTRVLTRVEFSDHHPIMTSFRSCNHDRAAKPFRFEISWMIENKYIDRLKGHWNNKEDLVSNLKRIEHDATDWKKFSIQHVQRAKKGLMTRLNGIQRNIHLRQNNRGLLKLEKKLQEELKTILRQEELMWFQRSRTKWLVDGDRNTKYYHLQTVKIRRKNKILMLKDESGNWIEDNA from the exons ATGAGTGACTCATTTTCGGTGACGCCTCCGGCGTCGCCTCTGGATCCATCTAAAGTTGGTGATGGAGGAACAAGTGGTAATGTAGGTTTGGGTACACATAATCAACAGAAAACTACCAATATCTCTTACAGAAATATTGTAACTGGAGGAGATGCTGCTTCATTGGTGGATATGAATGAAGATGAGGAAGAGATCCATGCAGATGGAGAATGGGATGCTGATATAGAAGATATGCTGAATGGGATCAAAGTGAAAGAGGTCAAAGTTGGAGGGTATGATTGTCCTCAAATAACTCTGTCTAAGTTTGAGGAGAACCGGATTCAAAGGCCATGGAGAAGGGGAGTTATTGTGAAGCTGCTAGGAAGAAGAATAGGATATAAGGCATTGGAAAATCGTCTGAAGCAGATGTGGGTAAAGAAAGGCATCATCAATATCATAGATCTTGGTCATGAATACTACTTGGTTACATTCACCCATGAAGATGATAAAAATGAAGCTCTATTGGATGGGCCGTGGTTTATTTATGATCACTATCTTACAGTCAAGGAGTGGACACCAAATTTTCATCTTGAAAGTGAAGCCATTGTTAATGTAGCAGTGTGGATACGAATTGCAAATCTACCAATCGAGTACTATGATCTAAAGCTACTCCATGTGATTGGTAATTTAGCAGGACAAACCGTAAAAGTGGATAAGAATACGCATCAACGAGAGAGGGGGAAATATGCCAGAATCTGTGTGGAAGTGAATATTTCTAAACCTCTATTGGCTATTTTTTCCATTAGAAATAGAAACTACAAGATTGAGTACGAGGGATTGCACATGTTATGTTTACGATGTGGGAAATTTGGACATTACAAAGAAGGATGTTCGATTAGAGATAATAATGGAGGCAGTATGGCACGAGGAGATAAAGAGAAAGGACCTACTATTCATATGAGAAAGGAGAATGGCTTG GTTGTGCAGAAGAAGAAATTGGGGAGGAAACCGCCAGAGTTGAAGAAAAAACAAACGCCGGTCAACAATTGGAGCGGCAAAACCGGTTCAAGGTTTGTTTCACTTTTGGGTGACGTGGCAAAATCCAGTGGACCCAAGAAGGTTAGTGCTGATTCCCAGGCGGTGCATTTGGAAACAAATGATGAGGCTTTGATTGGATGCAATTTAATAGGGGACAAAAAGAATGATATGCCTTTATTAGGTATAGCTGGAGTGGGGGATAAAGGAAATGATGAGGAGTTGATCTTGTCGTTGAATAGAATGGAAGTTAATGATGACGTAATTAATGTG tttattgaaaataatagtgCCACCATGCAACGTGAATTCTTAACCCAGAACTATGTCAAAGATGGCATTACTGAAGACAAGAGAGAGAAAGGACCAGTTGATAAAACTCAAAATTTACAAGGGGGTGGACAAAAGGATGAAGTCAATAACACAAATATAGTTCATTTAGTTCGACCGCCAGGAAAAAAGTTTGTGTATGGAGAGTGCACACTTGAAGATATACAAGATCCAGAGATGAGTGCTGGTATGGATACGTCTATGCACACTATGGAGGTCTTGGAAAAGAAACAGAATAGCCAAGGAATAGAAGAAGAAATGGTGGATGAAACACCTGAAGG AGGAGCAGCAGACAAGGATTTCTTTAGGTTTTGTAAATATTATACAGATATATACAAACCAGAGGTCATTGTTCTTATGGAAACGAGAAGTGAGCCGATAAAGTTGCAAACTCCGTTAAAGAAATTGGGTTTTCAACAATTCATATCGGTTAATAACAATGGTTATGAAGGAGGGATACTAGTAGCCAGTAAAGACGACAACATGCAGCTGGTTCTGATTAATAAGAGTGATAAGTTTATTCATATGCAAGGCACTGATAAGCATGGGAATGACTGGCGATTTACTGTGATTTATGTGAGACCTAACCCTAGCATCAGAAAAGACTTGTGGGAGAATATGAGGAGTATTGCTATTGATATGGATAGACCTTGGCTTGTCGCTGGTGGTTTCAATGATATAGCCTCTGCGAATGAGAAAAAAGGTGGAGGTCAAGTGTCAGCTCAAAAATGTCAGATTTTTAGAGATAACATGGAGGCTTGTAAACTGGTGGATCTTGGAGCTCATGGGCCTAAATTCACTTGGCGGGGCCCTATCTATCATGGTGGTCAGAGAGTCTATGAAAGACTGGATCGTGCTATATGCAATGAGGAATGGAGACTGTTATTTGAGGAAGCCCAGACTAGAGTTTTAACGAGAGTGGAATTCTCGGACCATCATCCAATCATGACATCCTTTAGAAGTTGTAATCATGATAGAGCTGCTAAGCCGTTTAGGTTTGAGATCTCATGGATGATTGAAAATAAGTATATTGATAGACTCAAAGGACATTGGAACAATAAGGAGGATTTGGTGTCTAACCTTAAAAGAATTGAACATGATGCAACAGATTGGAAGAAGTTTTCTATTCAGCATGTGCAACGGGCCAAGAAAGGTTTGATGACACGTTTGAATGGTATTCAAAGGAACATCCACCTCAGGCAGAATAATAGAGGTCTTCTTAAGCTAGAAAAGAA